A window from Primulina huaijiensis isolate GDHJ02 chromosome 11, ASM1229523v2, whole genome shotgun sequence encodes these proteins:
- the LOC140988403 gene encoding uncharacterized protein has product MVGRPPRNNRNPQYANINNRNDNNGDPSADGNPPPRVGLSQADLMAIATIVATTIQGLGNPNGNGNQQPQPPLAQHGIKYHYESLRKNRCPVFKGDADPESSQNWLKNVETQLRLLEIPEALKVEVIIPFLEDKASKWWETVSPTLTNAGAITWQQFRDVFLKHFFPAEVRLQKLSEFENFSQTPDMSVVDYTSRFNDLGTYAPTIMADEVLKMYRYKKGLSSRIQSSLAVYQPTSFAHLMGAAIRAETDIKRREDENKNKRPLTGQSSQGKQPFKRPNQSNGSFKGHRIANCPEPLNRGTKPNVDANPNKPKENQPNARVFAITQEEADDANDVVAGTIFINEMPAYVLFDSGDTHSFISKRFTKKLGLTPEILVEPFRVVTPTKLIQLNMVEFDVILGMDWLSKNHALVDCRMKNVKIQAPNQEEVIFQGKVKKQKSLLSASQTWRAMKSGKEVYLAMISEVNEETTLALEEIPVVQEFLDVFPEELPGEIPDREVEFEINLMPDAAPISKAPYRMAPAELKELKDQLQELLDKKQIRPSTLREKELYAKFKKCEFWLSSVTFLGHIISTAGVPVDPKKIESISDWPRPKTVTEIRSFLGLAGYYRKFVEGFSSIAIRLTKLTQKNSKFQWSEACEKSFDTLKNKLTSTPVLVLPMEGKDFTIYSDASKGGLGCVLIQEGRVIAYASRQLKPYLFTQKELNMRQRRLIELLKDYNLTISYHPGKANKLADALSRKNTSKVILASLSTQPCLRETIKISQDRDSALVKLKEQCKEGKSPNFEMDNKGILWTKGRLCVPDIDNLRQEVMSEAHKSKFSIHPGSTKMYRDLKKNFWWSGMKKDVATFVSKCLVCQQIKAEHQRPGGLLQPLEIPQ; this is encoded by the exons ATGGTCGGAAGACCTCCACGAAACAATCGCAACCCGCAGTACGCAAACATTAACAACCGCAACGATAATAATGGAGATCCGAGTGCTGACGGCAATCCACCTCCCAGAGTGGGCCTGAGCCAAGCAGATTTGATGGCCATAGCCACCATAGTGGCAACAACCATCCAGGGTTTGGGAAACCCCAATGGTAACGGTAATCAGCAGCCTCAACCACCACTGGCACAGCATGGGATCAAGTATCATTATGAGTCCCTTCGTAAGAACCGTTGCCCAGTGTTCAAGGGAGACGCCGACCCTGAAAGTAGCCAGAATTGGTTAAAAAACGTGGAAACCCAATTGCGACTGTTAGAGATACCCGAGGCACTCAAAGTAGAGGTGATAATACCATTCCTGGAGGATAAGGCGAGCAAGTGGTGGGAAACAGTCTCACCTACTCTGACAAATGCCGGAGCAATTACCTGGCAACAATTCAGAGATGTCTTTCTCAAACATTTTTTCCCAGCAGAAGTCAGACTACAGAAACTGAGTGAATTTGAGAACTTCTCGCAAACTCCAGACATGTCAGTGGTAGATTACACCTCTCGATTCAATGACCTTGGAACTTATGCCCCGACAATCATGGCAGATGAAGTTCTGAAGATGTACAGATACAAGAAAGGATTGAGCAGTCGTATCCAGTCATCCTTGGCAGTTTACCAACCTACAAGCTTTGCTCATTTAATGGGAGCAGCAATAAGAGCTGAGACAGACATCAAGCGTCGGGAGGACGAGAACAAGAATAAGCGACCTCTTACTGGACAGTCATCTCAAGGGAAACAACCATTCAAGAGACCCAATCAATCCAATGGGTCATTCAAAG GGCATCGAATCGCTAATTGTCCCGAGCCATTAAATAGAGGGACCAAGCCAAATGTTGATGCTAACCCCAACAAGCCAAAGGAGAATCAACCCAACGCTCGTGTGTTTGCAATAACTCAAGAAGAAGCAGATGATGCAAACGATGTCGTGGCAGGTACCATTTTTATCAATGAAATGCCAGCTTATGTGTTGTTTGACAGTGGTGATACTCATTCATTTATATCTAAAAGATTCACTAAGAAACTAGGGCTTACACCTGAAATACTAGTCGAACCCTTTAGAGTAGTGACTCCTACTA AATTGATACAACTGAACATGGTGGAGTTCGACGTCATtctaggaatggattggttatccaAGAATCATGCATTAGTAGATTGCCGAATGAAGAATGTCAAAATTCAAGCTCCAAACCAAGAAGAGGTCATTTTCCAAGGCAAAGTCAAGAAACAGAAGTCCCTCCTATCAGCTTCTCAGACTTGGAGAGCCATGAAAAGCGGAAAAGAAGTTTACCTAGCAATGATAAGCGAGGTAAATGAAGAAACTACGCTTGCATTAGAAGAGATTCCAGTAGTTCAAGAATTtctagatgtttttcctgaAGAACTCCCTGGAGAAATTCCGGACcgagaagtagaatttgaaattaatttgatgCCCGATGCTGCACCAATATCAAAAGCACCCTatcgaatggctccagcagaattGAAGGAATTGAAAGATCAACTCCAAGAGCTGTTGGATAAGAAACAAATCCGACCAAGT ACACTGAGGGAGAAAGAACTTTAcgccaaattcaagaaatgtgaattctggctaaGTAGTGTCACATTCTTGGGACACATAATATCAACAGCAGGAGTGCCTGTGGATCCTAAGAAAATAGAATCAATCTCAGATTGGCCTAGACCAAAGACTGTGACAGAAATTCGAAGCTTCTTGGGATTAGCGGGCTATTaccgaaaatttgttgaaggattctCTTCAATAGCCATACGTCTTACCAAGCTCACACAGAAGAACTCTAAATTTCAATGGAGTGAAGCGTGTGAGAaaagctttgatactttgaagaaTAAGCTTACCTCTACGCCTGTATTGGTATTACCTATGGAAGGCAAGGAtttcaccatctacagtgatGCATCTAAAGGAGGTTTAGGATGTGTACTCATACAAGAAGGAAGGGTGATTGCATacgcgtcgagacagttgaagcc ATATTtgttcacgcaaaaagaactaaatatgCGGCAGAGACGATTGATTGAACTCCTGAAGGATTACAACTTGACAATAAGCTATCATCCGGGCAAGGCAAACAAGTTAGCTGATGCTTTAAGTCGAAAGAATACGAGTAAGGTGATCCTAGCATCACTTTCAACACAACCATGCCTTCGAGAGACAATCAAAATAAGTCAAGATAGAGATTCCGCTTTGGTGAAACTGAAAGAGCAATGTAAAGAAGGGAAATCACCAAATTTCGAGATGGATAACAAAGGAATCTTGTGGACGAAAGGAAGATTGTGCGTACCAGACATCGATAACCTTCGACAAGAAGTAATGTCTGAAGCAcataagtcaaaattttcaatccaTCCTggcagtaccaagatgtacagagacctgaagaAGAATTTCTGGTGGAGTGGAATGAAAAAGGATGTTGCGACATTTGTTTCCAAGTGTCTTGTGTGCCAACAAATCAAAGCAGAGCACCAAAGACCTGGAGGACTTCTTCAACCTCTCGAGATTCCACAAtag
- the LOC140988404 gene encoding membrane protein of ER body 1-like, translated as MMQQKRIQSMPETMHNTRDSRWKPEEVSLQELATTEPSKFINSHACGSRGPSNFRDVTLLVTTLIGDENEIVNEEPAQDAISVSRKGGSNLVIFSNDGSTNIEKSEGGQIPIQTAQKGSTGEDTVITIDSYPATEIIQGIVIPAETVIPTQPATQTGIPAQERTDDVRRNSKIEVIKSIVYGGLAELITSLNVVSSAAGGDATTLNILALGMANLIGGFFVICHNLWELRCEQTDRGTSQSDRYQELLGQRRNFKLHAIVCVQSYLIFGLTPIVVYGFSFRQSEERELKLVVVGAVSLVCIITLSIGKAYVCRPPKAYVKTVVNFVILGFMASGISYAAGVLVKRFLERLGLFQSTSVSDMIFNRDSTWASY; from the exons ATGATGCAGCAAAAGAGGATACAAAGCATGCCTGAAACGATGCACAACACGAGGGACTCGAGGTGGAAGCCGGAGGAAGTTTCTTTGCAAGAACTAGCCACAACCGAGCCCTCA aaatttattaACTCGCATGCATgcggttcacgtggaccttcaaattttcgggacgttacactaCTGGTAACAACACTTATAGGAGACGAAAATGAAATTGTTAATGAAGAACCTGCACAAGATGCTATCTCCGTTTCAAGAAAAGGTGGATCAAATCTGGTGATCTTCTCAAACGATGGATCTACTAATATTGAGAAATCTGAGGGAGGCCAAATACCCATTCAGACAGCTCAAAAGGGAAGCACGG GGGAGGATACTGTAATAACTATAGACTCATATCCAGCCACTGAAATAATTCAAGGCATAGTCATTCCAGCAGAAACAGTCATTCCAACACAACCTGCCACTCAGACTGGTATACCAGCGCAAGAACGAACAGACGATGTTAGAAGAAATTCTAAAATAGAAGTTATTAAGAGCATAGTTTATGGTGGATTGGCGGAGTTGATTACCAGCCTAAATGTTGTGTCATCTGCAGCTGGAGGTGATGCCACCACAT TGAATATTCTAGCTCTCGGAATGGCCAATCTGATAGGAGGATTCTTCGTCATTTGTCACAAT CTTTGGGAACTAAGATGTGAGCAAACAGACAGAGGAACCAGTCAAAGTGATCGATATCAAGAACTCCTAGGCCAAAGGCGTAATTTCAAACTTCATGCAATAGTTTGCGTTCAATCATACCTGATATTTGGCTTAACGCCTATCGTAGTGTATGGTTTTTCATTCCGGCAAAGTGAAGAAAGAGAACTAAAACTTGTGGTGGTAGGAGCAGTCTCTCTCGTGTGCATTATCACTCTATCTATTGGAAAGGCCTATGTGTGTAGACCACCCAAGGCTTACGTAAAAACAGTAgtaaattttgttatattggGATTCATGGCCTCGGGAATTTCATATGCTGCCGGTGTGCTGGTGAAAAGATTTTTGGAGAGGCTTGGTCTGTTCCAATCAACTTCAGTTTCTGATATGATTTTTAATCGAGACTCAACATGGGCTTCTTATTGA
- the LOC140987243 gene encoding replication protein A 70 kDa DNA-binding subunit B-like, translated as MADSELSSITSLQPNQKATTLVLKVLRQGSSLFSKANSKPIRKIIFLDEEGTMIYGIVFANAMQYFHEHLKFNRSYLISNPDIREINKNFPNINPKIELVLQTNTTITETDNIISFSNDAFSFYEFGDIKKSSQDAQPLDVIGVIMKVKQSIQFRRDDNSTGSRREVILMNLLPMVRGNGE; from the exons ATGGCTGATTCAGAATTATCTTCTATTACTTCTCTGCAACCAAATCAAAAGGCTACTACGCTCGTGCTTAAGGTTCTTCGACAAGGAAGCAGCCTATTTTCAAAGGCCAATTCGAAACCAATCCGGAAGATTATATTTTTGGATGAAGAg GGTACTATGATATATGGGATTGTTTTTGCcaatgccatgcaatatttcCATGAACATCTCAAGTTCAACAGAAGTTACCTCATATCTAATCCAGACATAAgagaaataaacaaaaatttccCGAACATCAATCCAAAAATTGAGCTGGTCCTACAAACAAATACAACAATCACAGAAACAGATAATATTATCAGTTTCTCTAACGACGCTTTCAGTTTTTATGAGTTTGGGGACATAAAGAAATCTTCACAAGATGCTCAACCACTCG ATGTCATAGGTGTCATTATGAAAGTCAAGCAATCGATCCAGTTTCGTAGGGATGACAATAGCACAGGCTCTCGGAGAGAAGTCATATTGATGAACCTTCt GCCAATGGTTAGAGGAAATGGTGAATGA
- the LOC140987242 gene encoding uncharacterized protein, which translates to MRKKQDHIHTMSRRGYARLTHIMEKRSPADTKITRSQVWIEGHKKKNGEPSTQAVGEKMKYKNVHLILKTQTNIVDDAISLVFGKKARGRVRRMGFGVAPSKVGASVKQNRTIQQLQTMVQSLQQQMQQNQLEMQEMRSMFLQNMNKQNQQEQVASGGIGSGIGNEVGSNGDIDIGAKKNSDFDHVSQSNLRNVSPGDIRANTKCKLLHWCADELVVAEGRIASTDPNTKVHHVVLGRSCWKVWVDKVLVEKVDLIRPNDEMQFLEDAIGSTVAWLSKFIVLCD; encoded by the exons ATGAGGAAAAAACAAGATCACATTCACACAATGAGCCGGAGAGGTTATGCTCGTTTGACTCACATTAtg GAAAAGAGAAGCCCGGCAGATACAAAAATTACGAGATCGCAAGTTTGGATTGAAGGtcacaagaaaaaaaatggagagccTAGTACTCAAGCTGTTGGAGAGAAAATG AAATACAAGAATGTCCACCTGATTCTCAAAACACAAACTAACATTGTTGATGATGCAATTAGCCTTGTGTTTGGCAAGAAAGCTCGGGGTAGAGTGCGCAGAATGGGCTTCGGAGTTGCACCATCGAAAGTTGGAGCTTCTGTGAAACAAAATAGAACTATTCAACAACTTCAGACTATGGTACAAAGCCTTCAACAACAAATGCAACAAAATCAGCTAGAAATGCAAGAAATGAGGTCCatgtttttacaaaatatgaaTAAACAAAATCAGCAAGAACAG GTTGCTAGTGGTGGTATTGGTAGTGGTATCGGGAATGAAGTTGGTAGCAATGGTGATATCGATATTGGTGCCAAGAAAAATAGTGATTTTGATCATGTTTCTCAG TCAAATTTGAGGAATGTGAGTCCCGGAGATATTCGTGCTAATACTAAATGTAAGCTGCTTCATTGGTGTGCTGATGAATTAGTTGTTGCAGAAGGTCGAATTGCATCCACAGATCCAAACACAAAAGTGCATCACGTTGTTCTTGGTAGATCTTGTTGGAAAGTCTGGGTTGATAAGGTTTTGGTGGAGAAAGTGGACCTAATTCGACCAAATGATGAAATGCAGTTTCTCGAGGACGCGATAGGAAGCACGGTCGCATGGTTATCTAAATTTATAGTATTGTGCGATTGA